Proteins encoded in a region of the Dendropsophus ebraccatus isolate aDenEbr1 chromosome 11, aDenEbr1.pat, whole genome shotgun sequence genome:
- the PAFAH1B1 gene encoding platelet-activating factor acetylhydrolase IB subunit beta — MVLSQRQRDELNRAIADYLRSNGYEEAYSVFKKEAELDMNEELDKKYAGLLEKKWTSVIRLQKKVMELESKLNEAKEEFTSGGPIGQKRDPKEWIPRPPEKYALSGHRSPVTRVIFHPVFSVMVTASEDATIKVWDYETGDFERTLKGHTDSVQDISFDHSGKFLASCSADMTIKLWDFQGFECIRTMHGHDHNVSSVAIMPNGDHIVSASRDKTIKMWEVQTGYCVKTFTGHREWVRMVRPNQDGTLIASCSNDQTVRVWVVATKECKAELREHEHVVECISWAPESSYSTILDATGSETKKSGKPGPFLLSGSRDKTIKMWDISIGMCLMTLVGHDNWVRGVQFHPGGKFILSCADDKTLRIWDYKNKRCMKTLNAHEHFVTSLDFHKTAPYVVTGSVDQTVKVWECR; from the exons aaatcGAGCTATAGCAGACTATCTTCGTTCCAATGGCTATGAAGAGGCATACTCCGTATTTAAGAAGGAGGCAGAGCTAGATATG AATGAAGAGTTAGATAAGAAGTATGCTGGCCTATTGGAGAAGAAATGGACATCCGTTATCAGATTACAAAAGAAG GTAATGGAACTAGAATCAAAGCTAAATGAAGCAAAAGAAGAGTTTACATCTGGAGGACCAATTGGTCAGAAGAGAGACCCCAAAGAATGGATACCACGCCCTCCTGAAAAATATGCACTTAGTGGTCATCGAAGTCCTGTCACTCGTGTCATTTTCCATCCAGTCTTTAGTGTTATGGTCACTGCTTCAGAGGATGCAACAATTAAG gtgTGGGACTACGAGACGGGTGATTTTGAGCGCACACTCAAGGGACATACAGACTCTGTACAAGATATTTCATTCGATCATTCTGGCAAGTTTCTGGCCTCGTGCTCTGCTGACATGACTATCAAGCTATGGGATTTCCAAGGATTTGAGTGCATTAGGACCATGCATG GTCACGATCACAATGTTTCATCAGTAGCGATAATGCCTAATGGAGATCATATAGTGTCTGCTTCAAGAGACAAAACAATTAAAATGTGGGAAGTCCAGACCGG GTATTGTGTGAAAACTTTCACAGGCCACAGAGAGTGGGTCCGCATGGTGAGGCCCAACCAAGATGGTACACTGATCGCAAGTTGTTCTAATGATCAAACTGTTCGTGTTTGGGTGGTAGCAACAAAAGAATGCAAAGCAGAGCTAAGAGAACATGAGCACGTGGTAGAATGCATCTCCTGGGCTCCCGAGAGCTCCTATTCAACTATATTGGATGCCACAGGATCTGAG ACTAAGAAGAGTGGTAAGCCTGGACCGTTTCTGCTATCAGGATCCAGAGATAAGACTATTAAGATGTGGGACATCAGCATTGGCATGTGCCTAATGACTCTT GTTGGCCATGATAACTGGGTACGTGGTGTTCAGTTTCACCCCGGAGGTAAATTTATATTGAGTTGTGCCGATGATAAGACCCTACGTATTTGGGACTATAAAAACAAGCGCTGCATGAAGACCCTGAATGCGCACGAACATTTTGTTACCTCTTTGG